A genomic stretch from Coffea arabica cultivar ET-39 chromosome 10c, Coffea Arabica ET-39 HiFi, whole genome shotgun sequence includes:
- the LOC113713382 gene encoding superoxide dismutase [Fe] 3, chloroplastic isoform X1: MSRSAFCSSGSNLVPKTTEALNPLNRPKKHHYLNGRQRTNLYQKNHRASKVLAYYGLRSPPYKLDALEPYMSQRTLEMHWGEHHGGYVDALNKQLAKNDLLYGCTLEELIKVTYNNGNPLPEFNNAAQVWNHDFFWESMQPGGGSSPILGLLQQIEKDFGSFTNFREKFIDAALKLFGSGWVWLVLKREEKHLAIVKTSNAVNPLVWNDIPILNLDMWEHAYYLDYKNDKAKYANVFMNHLVSWNAAMARMARAQAFVNLGEPKIPVA; the protein is encoded by the exons ATGAGTCGGTCTGCCTTTTGCAGCTCAGGCTCTAATCTCGTTCCAAAAACTACGGAGGCATTGAATCCTTTAAATAGGCCCAAGAAGCATCATTATCTG AATGGGAGGCAGAGGACGAACTTGTATCAGAAGAATCATAGAGCATCAAAAGTTCTTGCTTATTATGGGTTAAGAAGCCCGCCCTACAAGCTT GATGCACTAGAACCATATATGAGCCAAAGAACACTTGAGATGCATTGGGGAGAGCATCATGGTGGTTACGTCGATGCTTTGAATAAACAGCTTGCGAAGAATGATTTATTGTATGGCTGTACCTTGGAAGAACTCATTAAAGTGACTTACAATAACGGAAACCCATTGCCTGAATTCAACAATGCTGCCCAG GTCTGGAATCACGATTTCTTTTGGGAATCCATGCAACCAGGGGGAGGTAGCTCTCCAATACTGGGTCTACTTCAGCAGATTGAAAAAGATTTCGGTTCTTTTACCAATTTCAGAGAGAAGTTTATAGATGCAGCTCTAAAGTTATTTGGATCTGGCTGGGTTTGGCTTGTTT TGAAAAGAGAAGAGAAACACCTTGCAATTGTCAAAACATCAAATGCTGTCAACCCTCTTGTGTGGAATGATATT CCTATCCTCAATTTGGACATGTGGGAG CATGCTTATTATTTGGATTATAAG AATGACAAAGCCAAATATGCGAATGTATTTATGAACCACCTTGTATCTTGGAATGCGGCAATGGCTCGCATGGCTCGTGCACAAGCCTTTGTAAATTTAGGCGAACCGAAGATTCCTGTTGCATGA
- the LOC113713382 gene encoding superoxide dismutase [Fe] 3, chloroplastic isoform X2 → MSRSAFCSSGSNLVPKTTEALNPLNRPKKHHYLNGRQRTNLYQKNHRASKVLAYYGLRSPPYKLVWNHDFFWESMQPGGGSSPILGLLQQIEKDFGSFTNFREKFIDAALKLFGSGWVWLVLKREEKHLAIVKTSNAVNPLVWNDIPILNLDMWEHAYYLDYKNDKAKYANVFMNHLVSWNAAMARMARAQAFVNLGEPKIPVA, encoded by the exons ATGAGTCGGTCTGCCTTTTGCAGCTCAGGCTCTAATCTCGTTCCAAAAACTACGGAGGCATTGAATCCTTTAAATAGGCCCAAGAAGCATCATTATCTG AATGGGAGGCAGAGGACGAACTTGTATCAGAAGAATCATAGAGCATCAAAAGTTCTTGCTTATTATGGGTTAAGAAGCCCGCCCTACAAGCTT GTCTGGAATCACGATTTCTTTTGGGAATCCATGCAACCAGGGGGAGGTAGCTCTCCAATACTGGGTCTACTTCAGCAGATTGAAAAAGATTTCGGTTCTTTTACCAATTTCAGAGAGAAGTTTATAGATGCAGCTCTAAAGTTATTTGGATCTGGCTGGGTTTGGCTTGTTT TGAAAAGAGAAGAGAAACACCTTGCAATTGTCAAAACATCAAATGCTGTCAACCCTCTTGTGTGGAATGATATT CCTATCCTCAATTTGGACATGTGGGAG CATGCTTATTATTTGGATTATAAG AATGACAAAGCCAAATATGCGAATGTATTTATGAACCACCTTGTATCTTGGAATGCGGCAATGGCTCGCATGGCTCGTGCACAAGCCTTTGTAAATTTAGGCGAACCGAAGATTCCTGTTGCATGA